Proteins co-encoded in one Timaviella obliquedivisa GSE-PSE-MK23-08B genomic window:
- the fabI gene encoding enoyl-ACP reductase FabI, with translation MLNLTGKNALVTGIANNRSIAWGIAQQLHAAGANIGVTYLPDEKGRFEGKVGELVEPLNPSLFVPCNVQNEAQVQATFDTVKEKWGKLDILIHCLAFASKDALVGDFSNVSREAFTQALDISAYSLVSLSHAAKPLMTAGGSIVTMTYVGGVKVIPNYNTMGIAKAALEMNVRYLAAEMGGHNIRVNGISAGPIRTLASSAVGGILDMIHHVEKVAPLRRTVTQKEVGNTAAFLCSDLASGITGQIVYVDAGYEIMGM, from the coding sequence ATGCTGAATTTGACTGGGAAGAATGCTTTGGTCACGGGGATTGCCAATAACCGCTCGATCGCCTGGGGAATTGCGCAACAGCTTCATGCGGCAGGGGCAAATATTGGGGTGACCTATTTACCCGACGAGAAGGGACGGTTTGAAGGGAAAGTCGGAGAACTGGTAGAGCCGTTGAATCCCTCGTTATTTGTGCCGTGCAATGTTCAAAACGAGGCTCAGGTACAAGCAACTTTCGACACGGTGAAAGAGAAGTGGGGCAAGCTCGATATCCTCATTCACTGTCTGGCGTTTGCTAGTAAAGATGCGCTCGTGGGAGATTTCAGCAATGTCTCGCGGGAGGCTTTTACTCAAGCACTCGATATCAGCGCCTACTCCTTGGTAAGCCTCAGCCATGCCGCTAAGCCCTTGATGACGGCAGGGGGAAGCATCGTAACTATGACCTATGTGGGCGGTGTGAAGGTCATTCCTAACTACAACACTATGGGAATTGCCAAGGCGGCGCTAGAGATGAATGTGCGTTACCTGGCGGCTGAAATGGGGGGTCACAATATTCGAGTTAATGGCATTTCGGCAGGACCGATTCGCACCCTGGCATCTTCGGCGGTGGGTGGAATTTTAGATATGATTCACCATGTGGAGAAGGTGGCTCCGCTGCGGCGGACGGTGACGCAGAAGGAAGTGGGCAATACGGCAGCATTTTTATGTAGCGATTTAGCCAGCGGCATTACGGGACAAATTGTATACGTAGATGCTGGTTACGAAATTATGGGAATGTAG